The genomic DNA TACGCCGCGGGCCGCCGCCACCGCCGCCTCCGGGTCCGTGTGCCGGCCGACGGCCGCCAGGATCTCCTGCTCCAGGTGCGCCCGCCCGCGCGGCCGCAGCCCCTGCTCGTCGCCGAGCAGCGCCACCGCCTCCGGCGCCCGCAGCAGCAGGTCGGGTGCCAGTCGGCCCGAGGACAGCACCCGCGCCAGGTTCTCCGCCGCCGCGCCCTCGTCGCGCAGCAGCCGCAGATACCAGGGCGTGCTGCCCAGCGCGTCCGAGACCTTGCGGAAGTTCAGCAGCCCCGCGTCCGGGTCGGCCGAGTCGCCGAACCAGCCCAGCAGCACCGGCAGCAGCGTCCGCTGGATCGCCGCCTTCCGGCTCATCCCCGACGTCAGCGCCTCCAGATGGCGCAGCGCCGCCGCCGGATCCTCGTACCCGAGGGCCACCAGCCGCTCCCGGGCGGCGTCCGGCGTCAGCCGCACCTCCCCGGGCGCGAGCCTGGCGACGGCGTCGAGCAGCGGGCGGTAGAACAGCTTCTCGTGCAGCCGCCGCACCTCGAAGGAGTGCCGCCGCCACACCTTGCGCAACTGCGACACCGGGTCGCCGCGGCCCTCGTCGGGCAGCAGCCGCGCCAGCGAGCGGCCGAGCGCGCGCAGCTCGTGCTCGCTCTCGGGCACCAGGTGCGTGCGGCGGAGCTTCTGGAGCTGGATGCGGTGTTCGAGGGAGCGCAGGAAGCGGTACGCGTCGTCCAGCGCGGCGGCGTCGGCACGGCCCACGTACCCGCCGGCGGCGAGCGCCTCCAGCGCGTCCAGGGTCGTACCACTGCGCAGCGAGGCGTCGGCGCGGCCGTGCACGAGCTGCAGCAACTGCACCGCGAACTCCACGTCCCGCAGCCCGCCGGGGCCCAGCTTCAGCTCCCGGTCGAGCTGCGCCGCCGGGATGTTCGCCACCACCCGGCGGCGCATCTGCTGCACGTCGGGGACGAAGTTCTCGCGCTCCGCCGCATGCCACACCATCGGCGCGATGGCCTCCGCGTACGCCGCGCCGAGCGCCGGGTCGCCCGCGACCGGGCGGGCCTTCAACAGGGCCTGGAACTCCCAGGTCTTGGCCCAGCGCTGGTAGTACGCGAGGTGGGAGGAGAGGGTGCGCACGAGCGGGCCGTTGCGGCCTTCGGGGCGGAGGTTGGCGTCGACGGGCCAGATGGTGCCCTCGGCGGTGGTGTCGGAGCAGACGCGCATGAGGCGGGCGGCGAGCCGCGTCGCGGCCTGCATCGCGGCGCGCTCGTCCGCGGGTTCCGCCCCCTGGCCGCCGCCCGGGGCGTCCTCGCGCGGCTCGGCGACGAAGATGACGTCGACGTCCGAGACGTAGTTCAGCTCCCGGCCGCCGCACTTGCCCATCCCGATCACCGCGAGCCGGCACAGCGCGGCGTCCTCCGGCTGCTCCTCGGCGGCGATCTCCACCGCCGCCCGCAGCGTCGCCGTCGCCAGGTCCGCCAGCTCCGCCGCGGCCTGCACCACGTCCGTCGTCCCGCACACGTCCCGGGCGGCGATCCCCAGCAGCGCCCGCCGGTACGCGACGCGCAGCGCGTCGGCCCGCGGCAGCTTCGCGCCCCGCGGCCCCCAGACGCCCTCCGCGAGCGCCTGCTCGAACTCCGCGGTCGTCGGGTGCAGATCGGCCGCCTCGTACGTGACCAGCGACTCCCAGTCGTCCGGGTGCCGCGCCAGATGGTCCCCCAGCGCCTCCGACGCGCCGAGCACCCCCAGCAGCCGGTCGCGCAGCGGCTTGGCCGTCACCAGCGTGTCGAGCAGCACCTGCCGCCGCTCGGGACCCAGCGCCTCCGCGAGCCGCACCAGACCGAGCAGTGCCCGGTCCGGATCCGCGGTGCCGCCCAGCGCGTCGAGCAGCACGGGATCGTCGCGTACGCCGTCGAGCACCGCGGACTCCAGCAGCCGCCCGGCGTCGGCCGGCTCCCCGAACCCGTACCGCAGCAGCCGGGTGAACGCACTGCTCCTGCGCCCCTGCGGAACCGCCATCGCGCGCCCCGCCCCTACAGCACCGGGAGGCTCTTGCGCAGCTCGAAGGCCGTGACCTCCGAGCGGTACTCCTCCCACTCCTGCTTCTTGTTGCGCAGGAAGAAGTCGAAGACGTGCTCGCCGAGCGTCTCCGCGCAGATCTCGCTGCGCTCCATCAGCCCGATCGCCTCGCCGAGGTTCTGCGGCAGCGGCTCGATGCCCATCGCGCGCCGCTCGGCGTCCGTCAGAGCCCACACGTCGTCCTCGGCGCCCGGCGGCAGCTCGTAGCCCTCCTCGATGCCCTTCAGACCGGCGGCCAGGAGCATCGCGTACGCGAGGTAGGGGTTGCAGCCGGAGTCGATGGAGCGGACCTCGATGCGGGTGGAGCCGGTCTTGCCGGGCTTGTAGAGGGGGACGCGGACGAGGGCGGAGCGGTTGTTGTGGCCCCAGCAGATGTACGACGGGGCCTCGCCGCCGGCGCCCGCGGTGCGCTGGGAGCCGCCCCAGATGCGCTTGTACGAGTTCACCCACTGGTTCGTCACCGCGGACACCTCCGCGGCGTGCCGCAGCAGTCCGGCGATGAAGGAGCGGCCGACCTTCGAGAGCTGGAACTCCGAGCCCGACTCGTGGAAGGCGTTGCGGTCGCCCTCGAAGAGCGACAGGTGCGTGTGCATCCCGGAGCCCGGGTACTCGGAGAACGGCTTCGGCATGAACGTCGCCTGCACGCCCTGCTCCAGCGCCACCTGCTTCATGATCAGCCGGAACGTCATGATGTTGTCGGCGGTGGCCAGCGCGTCCGCGTAGCGCAGGTCGATCTCCTGCTGGCCCGGCGCGCCCTCGTGGTGCGAGAACTCCACCGAGATGCCCATCGACTCCAGCATCGTGATCGCCTGCCGGCGGAAGTCCATGCCGACGTTCTGCGGGGTGTGGTCGAAGTACCCCGAGTTGTCCGCGGGCACCGGGCGGCTGCCGTCGACCGGCTTCTCCTTGAGCAGGAAGAACTCGATCTCGGGGTGGGTGTAGAAGGTGAAGCCCAGGTCGGAGGTCTTGGCGAGGATCCGCTTCAGCACGTACCGCGGGTCGGCGAAGGACGGCGAGCCGCCGGGCATGAGGATGTCGCAGAACATCCGCGCCGTGCCGGGCGTCTCCGCGCGCCAGGGCAGCACCTGGAAGGTGCCGGGGTCGGGCTTGGCGAGCATGTCCGACTCGTGCACCCGGGCGAAGCCCTCGATGGCGGAGCCGTCGAAGCCGATGCCCTCGTCGAACGCCTGCTCAAGCTCGGCGGGTGCGACGGCGACGGACTTCAGGAAGCCCAGCACGTCGGTGAACCACAGCCGCACGAACCGGATGTCGCGCTCCTCCAAAGTCCGGAGCACGAACTCCTGCTGCTTCTCCATGGTCCACATCCTCGCAGGTGACTCGGTGGCGCGGGCGCGAGCCCTCAGTATCACGGTAGGGAGTTTCCACCGCGTTTCGCACCCCGCGGGTGCGCCTGCGGCGGGCGGGGCGGGGTGGGGGGTGCGGAAGGGGTGGGCGGGGGTGGCGGGTGATCGGTGGTGCGGGTGCGGGCCGTCGGTGTCACGGTAGGGAGTTTCCCCCGCGTTTCGCACCCCCGGGGCGGGGGCGGCGGACGAGGGGCGGCTGCAGGGAGGGGCCGGGGTCAGGACGGGGGGCGGAGGGTGGTGCCGTCCGGGAGGGTTGCGGTCAGTTTGGCGCGGGCGCCGCGGTCCGCGGCCGTGGCCAGGAACCGGCCCGCCGCCGCGCCGCTCACGCCGCCCGAGGCGGTGACCGAGGTGACGTCGCGGCTGCCCGCCGCCAGCACGTACCACCTGCCGGAGCGCGCCTTCCACAGCACGCCCGCCAGCGCGTGCGGCGCCCGTACGCCGCACGCCGTCGTGTCCCGCGCGCGGGCCGCCACCGCGCCCTGCTGCCGCGCGCCGGCCGCCGGCGGCTGGAACTGCGCCAGGGCCACCCCGCCGGTGCCGCGCCAGGTGTCGGCGCGGGTGCACACCCAGGCGGCGGTGCCGCCCGCCTCGGGCAGCGGCTGGCCGGCGAAGGTCCAGGAGTTCACGGACCGTACGCCGTGGGCGCGCAGCGCGGCGAGGTGGCATGCGGTACGGGCCCAGCGGTCGCGGGCCGCGGCGCCGGCGACGTCCGTGGCGGCGGCCGGCGGGCCGTACGTCAGCCTGGCCGGCACCAGCTCGCCGAGGTCGGTCGTGAGCTGGGCGGGTGCGCCGGCGCCCGCGGACGGGCGGGTGCGCAGCTCCAGGGCGGGCCAGGTGGTGCAGTGCTGCTCGGCGGTGGCCGTCGAGTCGTCGGGGGAGTCGGCGTCCGGGGTGCCGTCGGCCGGGCTTTCCGCGGCCGGTGCGTCGGTCGTCCCCGTGTCGTCAGCCGTCCCGTCCGCCGCCTTCCCGCCGGGTGCCCCCGTGCCGGTCGGTGCGGTGCCGGGTTCCGCGGGCGCGGTGGTGGGGAGCGGGGTGCTGGGGACGGGGGCGGTTACGCCGTCCGTGTCGCGGTCGACCCGCCGCGCCTCCGCCGCCGGGTCCAGCAGCTCGCGCAGCGAGACCCCGGAGACCCACGGCGCGGTCAGATAGCGGACGTTGCCGTCCGTGCGGCCGACGACGACGGCCAGCGCGCTCGCCGCGTCCGCCGCGTCGGCGCGGGCGAAGTCCAGCACCGCGGCGCCCGGTTCGTCCCGCACCTCCGCGTACCGCACCAGTCGCAGGCCGTCGTGGAAGAGGACGACGGTCGCCCGGTCGACGTCCCCCGCGTACAGCAGCCGCGGCGGGCCCGCGGGCGGCCCCGCGGCGGTGCCGGGCGTGGCCGAGACCCGTACGGGCTCGCCGGGCCGGGCCCAGACGGCCAGCGCCCGGCGCAGCAGCGCGGCGTCGCGGGTACGGGCGCCGCGGGCCGGCCAGGCGGCGAAGTCGGCGCGGCCGGCGCGCTGCCAGTCGTCGCGGCCCGCGACGGCGAGCTGCGCCGGGTCGAGGGCCTGTTCCGCGAAGGCGTTGCGGGCGTACGGGGCCGCCGCCGCATCGTCCGCGCCGCCCCCGGCGCCGGGGACGCCGAGCAGGGCGACGACGGCGACGAGGGCCGCGGCGGCGGCGAGCGCGGCGCGGGTGTGCTGGCGGCGCCGGAGCAGGTCGGTGGGGCGGGCCTGGAGCGCACAGGGGTCGAACTCGGGGGAGAGCAGCAGCCGCCGCTCCGCGCTGCCGGGCGGCTCGGCGACGCGGTCGGCGGCGGCGAGCGCGGCCCCGGGGTCCTCGGCACCGGCCGCCGCGAGCAGCCGGCGCACGGCGGGGTCGGGCAGCGCTTCGAGGCCGCGCAGCACGTACGCGGCGCGGGCGGGCGCGGGGAGCGCCGCGAGGGCCCGGTCGAGGGCCAGTTCGTCGGAGCCGCCCGGGCGCGGGTGGAGCCGCAGCCCCCAGAGCCGGGGCAGCGGGCTCGGCAGCCCGCCGGTCCGCGGCAGCCGGAGCCGACCGCGGGGCCGCCCGGCGTCGAGCGCGGCCCGTACGATCCGGAGCCGCACGTAGGCGTACCCGGCCCCGGCGTCCCCGTCGTTCCGCCAGGGCGCACCGGGGCCGAACCGCACCTCGGCCCCGTCCGCACCGCCCGCGGAACCGGCGCCCCTGGCCGCGCCGCCGCCCCCGGCGCTCCCGTCCGCCCGCTGGCCCGGCACGGCGCCCGGCGGCACCCCGTCACGCACGTCGTCGCCCGGCATCCGGTCCTGCGCCCCGCAACCCGGTGCCCCCGGTGCCGTACGCCCCCGCGGCAGCGAGCGCTGCACCAGGCCGTGTGCCGCCAGCACCCGCCTGCCGCGGTCCTCCTCCGCCGGCAGCAGCAGATACGCCAGCCGCGTCAGATGCGCATAGTGCTCGACGACGGCGGCCTCGGCCTGCTCGACGTCGACGGGCGGGGGGACGGTGTCCGCGGGCGGTGGCGGCTTCGCGGCGCCCCGGGCGGTGACGGCCTGCTGATCCACGCTGGGTTGAACGAGTGAATCCTCAGATGGTCACTCCGCCGCGGCGCCCGGCCCGGCCGCCCGTGCCCGCCGCCCGGCCTCACCCGCTCGTCCACCCGCCGAACTCCACCGTCCCCCGCACACCCGCCGCCGCCGACATGAACAGCCCCGCGTCCTGGGTCGCCGCCGTCCCCGGCACCGTGACCGTCGCGACGGTCCGCCACGTCGCCCCGGAGTCCGTCGAGCACGCGCCCGTGAACGTGTCCCCCGCCCGCGTCAGCCGCAGCGTGACCGGTGCCGTGACGCCCGTGATCCGGCGGTACGTGTCCAGCGTGCCGTCGCCGTTCGAGTCGTACGACAGCACCACGCCGTTCGCCGGCGTCACCGCCAGGTTGAGGAACCCGGCCGCGCCCGCCGTCCGCAGGTCGTTGCGGGCGACGATGCCCGCCCGCGCCCACGGACCCGTCGGCGCCTGCGCGTCGACCGTCAGCGTCACCGTGCCGCCGGAGGCCAGCGACCCCGGCCGGAAGACCGCGCCGAACTCCGCCGTCGCCTTCCACATGTCCGCCCCGCCCCCGTCGACCGCCCAGCGGTCGCCGAGCTGCCCGAAGACGGCGGCGTTGGTGGTGACCGTGGCGAGGCCGTCGGCCAGCGGTCCCGCGACGAACAGCGTGCCCGGGGTGTGCACCGCCACCGGCTCCTGCCCCGCCATCCCGTACGCCGTGCGCACCTCGTACGCCAGCGGCGTCAGCGGCTTCGCGGGCGGCCCGGCGGGCGCCCGTACCTCCCACGCGTGCTCCGCCCCACCCGCCGCCGGCACCGCCGGCAGGGAGACCGCACCCGGCGGCGCGGCGTCGAGGCCCGTCAGCTCCAGCTCCACGGCGCCCGTGGCGGCCAGCCCGCACATGTTGCGGAACCCGGCGGTCAGCCGCCCCTTCCCGCCCGGCGCGAGCGCGGGCGGATCCGCCACGGCCGTCACGACGCCCTGGTACGGGGCCGTGGCCAGCACGTCGTGGACGCGGCGCGCGAGGGTGTGCGCGTTGCCGGAGGGACGCTCGGGGTAGCGGTTGCGCTGCCGCGTCCAGGGGTCCTCGACCGCGTACCAGTCGAAGGGCTCAGGATCCCGCCCCGCCGCCAGCGCGTCCTGGAGCTCCTCCAGGTAGGCGCGCCAGCGCGGCGCGTGGACGTCGCGGATCAGCCCGGACCAGTCGCGGTTCGCGTAGTCCGCGAGGTGCCCGCCGTCGGCGGTGGGGCGGTCGGCCCAGGTGGTGACGAGGACTCGGGCGGTGCGCTCCAGCAGCGCGGCCTCCGCGTCGTCCGCGGCCATCCGGCGGGCGTCGGCGAGCCACGGGCCGAGGAGGAACGCGCGGTGCGCGCCGGTGGTCTCGTCGCTGAGCGCCATCAGCTTCAGCCACAGGTCGGACAGCGTGCGGAAGGTGGCCGCGTCCTCCCGTTCGTACGCCGCCTTGAGCTGCGGCAGCAGCACGCGGGACCGGCTCGCGAGCGCCTGCCGGGCGAGGTCGACGAGGTCGTGCCGGTACGCGTCGGAGGCGCGCAGCGCCGGGGCGACGCCCAGCAGCGCCCCGAACGCCTTGTCGAACTCGGCGAGGTCGAAGGCCGGCGTCTTGGTCGCGTAGTACGCGCCGGAGCGGGCGTCCAGCGACGGGCGGGCGGCGAAGATCGAGTCGTGCGGGCGGCCGTCGGCGCTGGAGATCGCGTACGCCGTCTCGCGCAGCGCCGCGAACGCCGCGCGCGCCGCCGGGTCCGCGCCGCCGTAGCGCACGGCCGCGTACTCGTCGAACCACTCCTTCCGGTCCACCGGCTCGGCCCGCCACGCCAGCTCGCTGAACAGCTCCAGCGCCGCCGGGTCGCGCTCGGCCGCCTCCGGCATGTACGCGGTGCCGACGCACGCGCTGCCCGGCTTGTCCCGCCAGGCGGCGAACCGCTCCGCCCACATGTGGGTCTTGGCGCCGATCGTGGTGCGGCCGCCGAAGTTGGGGATGGTGCCGAAGGCGTACGGCACGCCGCCCCAGTCCGTCTCGCGGTCGGTGACGCGCTCCAGGTCGGACAGGCCGTCGACGACGAGCATCCGGCCGGGGTGGGCGAGTCCTTCGAGGAGTTCGCGCCGCGGGTTCTCCTGCCAGCCGAGGATGACCCACGTCGCGCCGGGGCGGGCGGTCTGCAGCGCGGTCTCGACGGCGCGCGCGGCCTCCGGCACCGGGACGTCGCCCGGGTCGCCGCCCTCGTGCAGCAGGTCCATCTTCAGGTGGCCTACGGCCCCGAAGAGGTCTTCCTGGTGGCGGTAGAACGCGGCGGCGACGTCGCGGAAGACGTCGGTGCGCGGGTCCAGCCAGTCCGGGCGGGGCAGGCCCGCCCAGGTGCCCTGGGGGACGGTGCGGGCGCCGGGGTTGCGGTCGGCGAAGCCGCCGGGGACGGTGCCGAAGTAGCCGGGCAGGACGGGGGAGATGCCCAGCTCGCGCATGCGGGCGGTGATGCGGCGGCCGAGTTCGGTGCGCTCGGCGAGCAGCGCGGGGGAGACGGGGCCGCCGTAGTCGCTCATGTTCTGCAGCAGCCACCACGGCTGGTGGCTGGGGGCCGGCAGCCAGGCGCGGGCCTCGGCGTCGGAGTAGCCGAAGTCCTGGAGCAGCCGGTGGTAGACGGCCTCGGTGCCGGGGGTGACGAGCACCTGGTTGCAGCCGTGCAGGGCGAGCACGTCGACGAACCGCTCCCAGCGCGCCCAGTCGTGGTACGGGCCGGTGTAGCCGTCGTGCGTGTCGTTGAGCGCGAACCGGGCCGGGACGGTGGCGCGGCGCTCCACGGGGGCGGCGGGCGCGGGGAGGCGGCGGGGGAGCCGGGTCTGGCTGCCGGACCAGGAGACGACGGCGCGGCAGGTGTACTTCAGGTACCAGTGCACGCCGGTGAGGAGTACCGCGGGGCTGGTGCCGCCGACCTCGATCCGGCCGGCCCGGCCGCGTACGGTGAACCGCTCCTCGCCGTCGAGCGCGGTGAGCGCGAACTGCCCGGCGTGGTCGGGCAGCAGCCGCTCCAGCGCCTCCCGGGCCGCTGTCACGCCGAACCCCCTGCCCGCGGCCGCCGCCGTGCCGCCTCCGGCCGTCACGCTACGGGCCTGCGCCTGCCCGCCGACGAGTGCCGCGCCGGCGCCGAGTGCGCCGGCCGTGCCCAGGATCGTGCGTCGCGTCATGTCCGTCATCAGCGGACCGTAGCCACGCGCGGGGCGAGGGGGCAACGGAGGGAAACGGGCGAAAAGTGACCGCGTACAGCCCGGCGCCGCAAGCGCTGTCTTCCGGGCCGGTACGGGAGCCCGCAGACCCGGGAGCCCGCAGACCCGCGCCGCGGGCCCGGCCCGGCTCCGTCAGCCGCGGTCCAGGTACGCCAGCACCGCCAGCACCCGGCGGTTGTCGTCGTCCGACGGCGGCAGCCCCAGCTTGCTGAAGATGTTCGACGTGTGCTTGGCCACCGCCCGCTCCGTGACCACCAGCCGCTCCGCGATGGCAGCGTTGGACCGCCCCTGCGCCATCAGCTCCATCACCTCGCGCTCCCGCGGCGTCAGCGTGTTCACCGGCTGGTCCTGCGCCGCCCGCCGGCTCAGCAACTGCGAGATGACCTGCGGGTCCATGGCCGTACCGCCGCCCGCCACGCGCCGTACCGCGTCGATGAACTGGTCGGCGTCGAACACCCGGTCCTTGAGCAGGTACCCCACCCCGCCGCGCTCGTCCGCCAGCAGCTCGCGCGCGTACAACTGCTCCACGTGCTGCGAGAGCACCAGCACCGGCAGCCCCGGCCGCTTCGCCCGCGCCTGCAGCGCGCACTGCAGGCCCTCGTCCGAGAACGACGGCGGCAGCCGGACGTCGACCACCGCGACGTCCGGCTCCAGCTCGTCCAGCGCCCGCGCCAGCTCCGGGCCGTTGTCCACCGCGGCCAGGATCTCGAAGTCATACGCTTCGAGCATGCGGACGAGACCGTCCCTCAGAAGGAAGAGGTCTTCGGCGATGACAGCGCGCACGGAATCTCCAGGGTCACCATCGTGGGGCCGCCGACCGGGCTGTTGACGGCCAGTACGCCGTCGAATGTACCGAGCCTGCGCTCCACCCCGGCCAGCCCGGACCCCTTGTCCAGCGACGCGCCGCCGCGGCCGTCGTCCGTGATGGCGATCCGCAGCATGCCGTCGCGGTGCCCCATGTCCAGCCACACGCGCTGCGCCTCCGCGTGCTTGATCGCGTTCGTCAGCACCTCGCTCACCGCGAAGTACGCCGCCGACTCCACCGGCTCCGCCGCCCGCCCCGGCGGCGTACCCAGGTCGATGTCCACCTCGACCGGGACCGGCATGCGCAGCGCCAGTGCCCGC from Streptomyces sp. CMB-StM0423 includes the following:
- a CDS encoding bifunctional [glutamine synthetase] adenylyltransferase/[glutamine synthetase]-adenylyl-L-tyrosine phosphorylase, translated to MAVPQGRRSSAFTRLLRYGFGEPADAGRLLESAVLDGVRDDPVLLDALGGTADPDRALLGLVRLAEALGPERRQVLLDTLVTAKPLRDRLLGVLGASEALGDHLARHPDDWESLVTYEAADLHPTTAEFEQALAEGVWGPRGAKLPRADALRVAYRRALLGIAARDVCGTTDVVQAAAELADLATATLRAAVEIAAEEQPEDAALCRLAVIGMGKCGGRELNYVSDVDVIFVAEPREDAPGGGQGAEPADERAAMQAATRLAARLMRVCSDTTAEGTIWPVDANLRPEGRNGPLVRTLSSHLAYYQRWAKTWEFQALLKARPVAGDPALGAAYAEAIAPMVWHAAERENFVPDVQQMRRRVVANIPAAQLDRELKLGPGGLRDVEFAVQLLQLVHGRADASLRSGTTLDALEALAAGGYVGRADAAALDDAYRFLRSLEHRIQLQKLRRTHLVPESEHELRALGRSLARLLPDEGRGDPVSQLRKVWRRHSFEVRRLHEKLFYRPLLDAVARLAPGEVRLTPDAARERLVALGYEDPAAALRHLEALTSGMSRKAAIQRTLLPVLLGWFGDSADPDAGLLNFRKVSDALGSTPWYLRLLRDEGAAAENLARVLSSGRLAPDLLLRAPEAVALLGDEQGLRPRGRAHLEQEILAAVGRHTDPEAAVAAARGVRRRELFRTAAADLITAYGAHTAPGEEDEEDAEGGREHDGDEHARIAAAVDRTGDALSDLNAATIAGALRAATAARWGDTLPTRFAVIGMGRFGGQELGYGSDADVMFVHEPREGVSDEEAGAAAFAVANELRRLLQLPSADPPLLVDADLRPEGKSGPLVRTLASYAAYYRRWSLTWESHALLRAEPVAGDAGLGARFTELIDPLRYPAGGLGEDAVREIRRLKARMEAERLPRGADPALHAKLGRGGLADVEWTVQLLQLQHAREVPALRTTRTRAALAAASETGLLDAEDARILDDAWLLATRLRNAVMLVRGRPGDTFPAAERELGAVARYFGYGPGQAGELPEEYRRTTRRARAVVERLFYGAEPA
- a CDS encoding glutamine synthetase family protein, giving the protein MEKQQEFVLRTLEERDIRFVRLWFTDVLGFLKSVAVAPAELEQAFDEGIGFDGSAIEGFARVHESDMLAKPDPGTFQVLPWRAETPGTARMFCDILMPGGSPSFADPRYVLKRILAKTSDLGFTFYTHPEIEFFLLKEKPVDGSRPVPADNSGYFDHTPQNVGMDFRRQAITMLESMGISVEFSHHEGAPGQQEIDLRYADALATADNIMTFRLIMKQVALEQGVQATFMPKPFSEYPGSGMHTHLSLFEGDRNAFHESGSEFQLSKVGRSFIAGLLRHAAEVSAVTNQWVNSYKRIWGGSQRTAGAGGEAPSYICWGHNNRSALVRVPLYKPGKTGSTRIEVRSIDSGCNPYLAYAMLLAAGLKGIEEGYELPPGAEDDVWALTDAERRAMGIEPLPQNLGEAIGLMERSEICAETLGEHVFDFFLRNKKQEWEEYRSEVTAFELRKSLPVL
- a CDS encoding alpha-N-acetylglucosaminidase; its protein translation is MTDMTRRTILGTAGALGAGAALVGGQAQARSVTAGGGTAAAAGRGFGVTAAREALERLLPDHAGQFALTALDGEERFTVRGRAGRIEVGGTSPAVLLTGVHWYLKYTCRAVVSWSGSQTRLPRRLPAPAAPVERRATVPARFALNDTHDGYTGPYHDWARWERFVDVLALHGCNQVLVTPGTEAVYHRLLQDFGYSDAEARAWLPAPSHQPWWLLQNMSDYGGPVSPALLAERTELGRRITARMRELGISPVLPGYFGTVPGGFADRNPGARTVPQGTWAGLPRPDWLDPRTDVFRDVAAAFYRHQEDLFGAVGHLKMDLLHEGGDPGDVPVPEAARAVETALQTARPGATWVILGWQENPRRELLEGLAHPGRMLVVDGLSDLERVTDRETDWGGVPYAFGTIPNFGGRTTIGAKTHMWAERFAAWRDKPGSACVGTAYMPEAAERDPAALELFSELAWRAEPVDRKEWFDEYAAVRYGGADPAARAAFAALRETAYAISSADGRPHDSIFAARPSLDARSGAYYATKTPAFDLAEFDKAFGALLGVAPALRASDAYRHDLVDLARQALASRSRVLLPQLKAAYEREDAATFRTLSDLWLKLMALSDETTGAHRAFLLGPWLADARRMAADDAEAALLERTARVLVTTWADRPTADGGHLADYANRDWSGLIRDVHAPRWRAYLEELQDALAAGRDPEPFDWYAVEDPWTRQRNRYPERPSGNAHTLARRVHDVLATAPYQGVVTAVADPPALAPGGKGRLTAGFRNMCGLAATGAVELELTGLDAAPPGAVSLPAVPAAGGAEHAWEVRAPAGPPAKPLTPLAYEVRTAYGMAGQEPVAVHTPGTLFVAGPLADGLATVTTNAAVFGQLGDRWAVDGGGADMWKATAEFGAVFRPGSLASGGTVTLTVDAQAPTGPWARAGIVARNDLRTAGAAGFLNLAVTPANGVVLSYDSNGDGTLDTYRRITGVTAPVTLRLTRAGDTFTGACSTDSGATWRTVATVTVPGTAATQDAGLFMSAAAGVRGTVEFGGWTSG
- a CDS encoding LuxR C-terminal-related transcriptional regulator, with translation MRAVIAEDLFLLRDGLVRMLEAYDFEILAAVDNGPELARALDELEPDVAVVDVRLPPSFSDEGLQCALQARAKRPGLPVLVLSQHVEQLYARELLADERGGVGYLLKDRVFDADQFIDAVRRVAGGGTAMDPQVISQLLSRRAAQDQPVNTLTPREREVMELMAQGRSNAAIAERLVVTERAVAKHTSNIFSKLGLPPSDDDNRRVLAVLAYLDRG